Sequence from the Acropora muricata isolate sample 2 chromosome 10, ASM3666990v1, whole genome shotgun sequence genome:
GTTTAAAATGTTGAGAGCTGCAGTCACTGATCGCTTTTCGTGTACGACCAAGTGCTTTTGTATGTCCGATATTTCCTTGCCATATTTCACAGGAGCAGAAGAAATCACAGCATCATCGTCATATTCTTCACTACCTCTGATTTCAGCGACAGAGGCAAACTGCACCGGAGGTGCAGAGTATGTGTTCGGTTCATAACTTTTTGTGAGAGAATTCCAGTCCACATAGTTGTCTTCTTTCGTTTCTAAAAATGACGGCCTCCCAACAGTTGCAAATAAAGTAGTCGGTGATGGTAGTTTCGAAGCGGGTGATACATTCTGTTTCCCTGAATCATTCGATTTGTCATAGTCTCTATATTCTTTCTTAGTCTCTTCATCGCTATCGGAGTCGGAACTGGAGTCAGAATCCGCTGCAGAAAAGAAAGATAACGGGTCTTTTTCCTGTTCTAAACACTCTTCCTTAGAAACATCAGCCATCTTGGACGTTTCAGCAAACGTTTCGCTGTGTATGCAGCATTGTTCGGTGGTGGGTATAACAAAATTTCCCATACATAACGTATCTATAAGAGTTCAAATCACAGTCAACCCAGTTTCGACTTATAGTGGTTTATGGGTTACACTCATTTAGTTTATTAGTTTACAAAATATGCCTCGGAGAAATTATCGAAAACACCGGGGTACAGAtgaagaagatgatgatgaaCAAGAGCCAGTCTCAACCACAGAAACGATCGAAGAAAGAAGAACACTGCAGCGTTTTCGTAAGAAACATGGCGGTGTAACAGCAGCCGCTCTTGCGTTGGGAAAAAAACTAGCCCCAGAGGAAGAGGTGGAGAGTGATCCTTTTAAACTAAAGACAGGAGGACTTGTGGAACTGAACAGTTTGATTCAGGATAGGAATCGTGATAGGGAAGGAGAAGATAAAGAGAAATCGATCAACTTAGGAGCAAATTTTGCCGCCGAGACAAACCGGCGAGATGAAGACACGCACATGTTAAAGTATATTGAAGACGAAATGGccaaaagaaaaggtgttcAACTTGATGAGACTGTGCAAAGCAAGTACGTAGTTGAACAGGGACCCAATTACTGAATGATTGGCCACATTCGAAGCATAACTTAGGctcggttcaaacgtcgaactttacaaaatctattgttttcgctcatttgcattagattcggcacatgaaaagttcgacgtttgaactgggccttagtcATTGTATGTTAATGTTTGTGTTTTCCTTGGTTGTAATTTATGCTAAAAGTCCAGAAATTGTGTCGGAAATTTGAATAAGGAGCGTCGATGAAAGATTTCTTGCTCGTTTAGTTGGAGATTTGTTATCAGAAATTATACTGTTAGAATTGAATCAACTGTAGCATTTCTAACTTCAATTCACCCTAAGCAAGTTAGTTAATTATCACCACAGAGTTAAGATCATTGTGGCACCACTTTTTGTGTCAACCATCAAATTTTGGGCATATTTattatgtccagaaatgtaGGTTATTAGATTGTCACTCTCAATTTCGATAAATGTCACAAAGTTTTCCATTTATACATTGAAGCATGAACTACCAATAATTTATAACGTAAGAAGGTACGCATGTTAGGATCATCGTTAAGCTTTGGTTTGGGGTTACTATTCTTGTTTCCGTAAAGCAAAGACTTAGGAGGACACTCTAGTTTCTCTAATTTTGCCACAAACAAGAATCTTTTATGTTTAAGTGTGTTGGGGGTACTTATTGATGCTTACTGAAGCCAGGATATATAACTACATGAACAAAATGTTTGCATATTATGCCATGTTCCAAAAGTCAAAGAATCTTGCTTCATTCAGGAATGAAGTAAATGAGGTGAAGATTCACCCTTAGCATTACCATTAATTTCGCAGGCCAAAATCAAAAGAGGATTTACTCTACCAGGTTCCAGAAAACATTAATGTCAAATCAAAGATAATGGCTTCAGAAGAGATGCTTTCAAATCAGATGCTATCTGGTATCCCTGAAGTTGATCTTGGCATTGATGCAAAGATAAGAAACATTGAAGCCACAGAAGAAGCTAAACAGAAAATGATGGAGGagcaaagaaacaagaaatcaaGGGGCCCGACTGCAATGGTTCCCACAAACATGGCTGCCAATTTCATGCTTCACAGCAGATGTGAGTTTTTATTGGGTATTAGTTCCTTAGGCCTTCACTTCATTATTAAAGGGTTCCTATATTTGAATTGGATTTAGACCAaactaaacaagaaagaaaacaaattattttagtAATGTTTCAACCTATTGCTTTCACTTTTTAGTCCCAGCTTGCATTAGTTTAGTGCAGAATTTCTACAACTTTTAGTGATCTGAAATAAGGCCCTTTTTTGATCTTTGATTAACCTGCGGACATACATCTAACCCTGTGAGCAGTTTATCTGGTAACTTTTTGTCCAAGTGTAAGTGAAAGGAATGTCCGACTTTTAAATTGTATTGTTATTGCACACTTTCACAGCAGTAAGTTTAGTTTGCAGAATGCCTTCTGCAGAATGCAGAGCGTAGAATGTTGAATGATGGTCTAAATAACTCCAATCGTTATGACCCTAAGCAGCAATGAAAAAGCATGTGCTTGCTCACGACTATTTAGCATTCAGCAATGTAGACCATCCCTGTTTACAGTAGTGTCAACCATGAGTGTAATCATCACTGGTTTGTATTTTAGTTTTTGATGAGCAAAAGAACAATGATGCAGAAAGCAAAAGAGCTGCAGCAGCCAGAGCCAAGGCCAAAGAACAGGAACAAGCTATCAAGAAGCCAACAGTAAAAGCAAATGACTCAACTAGGCTGGCGAGTCAATCACAAGTTGAACCTGTCAAAAATAGGAAAAGAACTGGTGATAAAGTTGAAAAGGCAACTGATGACTTCTACTACGAGAAGTTCAGAAAGCATGCAAGGGACTCTTGGAGATATCAGTAGACCATGTGATGCTTTTTAACAATGACAGCTACTGTATGATAGGCAGTGGCAATATAAGTCAGAATACATAAGGCATTTTATGGAGGTGCAGTGGTGTAGGATATTGGTCTTATGATCTTAGGGTCAGGGCTCAAGACCTAGCCCTGTCATTATATTGTTTCCTTAGACAAGAAACCAGGGGCCGGTCACGCTAAGCAAGGTTAGCACCAACCAACGGTAAAGAAGTATCGAAATCTATACTTTTTTATAGTAGTTAATGTTGGTTAGCGTTAACCAAGCTTTAAGCAACTCAGGCCAGGTATATAAACAGGTACCAGTGAAATACTGCAAGGAACAACCTTGCAATGGACAGGCTTCCCATCCCAGGGGGAGCAGAAATTCACCATGTAGGTTCATGCTTCAGAAACTGTGGTTACCTCTGGCCATAGTGTACAAATGTGCAACTTAAGCTTACCTAAGCAATCT
This genomic interval carries:
- the LOC136931172 gene encoding UPF0690 protein C1orf52 homolog, producing the protein MADVSKEECLEQEKDPLSFFSAADSDSSSDSDSDEETKKEYRDYDKSNDSGKQNVSPASKLPSPTTLFATVGRPSFLETKEDNYVDWNSLTKSYEPNTYSAPPVQFASVAEIRGSEEYDDDAVISSAPVKYGKEISDIQKHLVVHEKRSVTAALNILNDRGESAPKKQKTENFRQKEKRKRDQGQSSRGKSYVEEEKRILRQDLSAE
- the LOC136931170 gene encoding splicing factor C9orf78 homolog, whose translation is MPRRNYRKHRGTDEEDDDEQEPVSTTETIEERRTLQRFRKKHGGVTAAALALGKKLAPEEEVESDPFKLKTGGLVELNSLIQDRNRDREGEDKEKSINLGANFAAETNRRDEDTHMLKYIEDEMAKRKGVQLDETVQSKPKSKEDLLYQVPENINVKSKIMASEEMLSNQMLSGIPEVDLGIDAKIRNIEATEEAKQKMMEEQRNKKSRGPTAMVPTNMAANFMLHSRFFDEQKNNDAESKRAAAARAKAKEQEQAIKKPTVKANDSTRLASQSQVEPVKNRKRTGDKVEKATDDFYYEKFRKHARDSWRYQ